The sequence CTGCGGAGAAACAGGGTTGAAAGTCGCTTTTTGTAAGCGTTTTATCTTTACTTCATGTCCCAACCTATGTGGCTACAGCTATAAATTACAGTATCGAGCAACTATTAAGGTAACGGTGGCAATGTTAGAGCCTGACAACAAATTATTTGCCCTCAGGGACGGTTGGGAATCCCCAGAAACAAAAGAAGAACAACGCCTCAAAGCATTGTCAGATTTAGGTTTGCGACAATCTCAAACTATTCCCGTCTTTGAGGAAGCTACTCAAACTGCTGCTCATTTTTTGGAAGCGCCAATTTCCATTTTGGGATTCGTTGATGAAGAACGTCATTGGTTCAAGTCAGCGGTGGGCTTATCTCGCTTAGGACTGATGAATCATCTAGCGCAAAACCGCCAACTCTTACGCCAAGAATCCTTTTGCACCAAGGTGGTCGATAATTTTCAAGTTTTAGTAATTAATGATACTCATAAGTTAAAAGATACCGTACTTTCATCGAGTAAATTGGTGCGTGATTATGGTATAAGAGCATACTTAGGCGCGCCGTTGATTGATGCTTCCGGGAATTATCTAGGCGCTCTAGCAGTCATGGATCTCGTACCGCGCAACTTTACAAATCGAGATATTGAGTTTTTACAAATTATTGCGCGTTGGAGTATGAGTGAGTTTGAGCGCAATCGACTTCTGCAAAAAAAATCAGAAAACATTACTCCTACTTTGTTACTCAATGACGACAGCAGCAGTAGGCTGAGAATTAGTCCTCCACCGTTGGTAGAAGAATCTGTTTCCACCAAACAACTCAAGCTAGAGCTTTTAGGACAACTAACTCAAGAATTGCGTACACCGCTAACATCGGTATTGGGGATGGCTGGCGTCCTGGGACGCGAGATTTACGGCCCTTTAACAACTAAACAGAGAGAATATGTAGAAATTATTCAACACAGTGGTAAATATTTACTTTCTCTAGTCAATGAAATTACTGAGTTGGGGACAATGAATGGCGATTCAACTGAGGTGAATTTAGCTCCTGTAGATATTGAAATGCTGTGTCAACAAGCCATCAATACTTTAGAAGAAGCTGCTAATCGCCGTGAACAAGATATTCGCTTGTCGGTAGAACCAGGACGCAGTCGCATTTGGCCTTTAGATAAAGACAAAGTGCGACAAATACTCTATCACCTGATTTTTAGTGTAATTCAGCTTTCTGCCACAGGTAGCATTGTTCGCATTCATGTTTCTTACAAAGAAAATGCGCTGAATGTTACCGTTTGGGTATCCCATCCTTGGCTGGGAGATGGGATGACAGACGTTGATCCTTATTTTCGGTTTAATTCTTATCCCCTGGCGGAGTTAACAGATGAAGCCGCAACCTACAATCCTCCTAGAGAAAATCAACTCTCATCGGTGATCTCCACTGCAAATGATATCCCTGCAAATCTTTTAACAGTGAATTCAGGGATTGATTTAGCAAAACCGCATAGCAGTTTATCCCGCGAAAGCTTGGGGCTGTTACTTGCTTGCCAACTGGCAGAATTACATCAAGGACAAATTTCT is a genomic window of Fortiea contorta PCC 7126 containing:
- a CDS encoding GAF domain-containing sensor histidine kinase, producing the protein MLEPDNKLFALRDGWESPETKEEQRLKALSDLGLRQSQTIPVFEEATQTAAHFLEAPISILGFVDEERHWFKSAVGLSRLGLMNHLAQNRQLLRQESFCTKVVDNFQVLVINDTHKLKDTVLSSSKLVRDYGIRAYLGAPLIDASGNYLGALAVMDLVPRNFTNRDIEFLQIIARWSMSEFERNRLLQKKSENITPTLLLNDDSSSRLRISPPPLVEESVSTKQLKLELLGQLTQELRTPLTSVLGMAGVLGREIYGPLTTKQREYVEIIQHSGKYLLSLVNEITELGTMNGDSTEVNLAPVDIEMLCQQAINTLEEAANRREQDIRLSVEPGRSRIWPLDKDKVRQILYHLIFSVIQLSATGSIVRIHVSYKENALNVTVWVSHPWLGDGMTDVDPYFRFNSYPLAELTDEAATYNPPRENQLSSVISTANDIPANLLTVNSGIDLAKPHSSLSRESLGLLLACQLAELHQGQISIQGSLESGYRYVLALPLQSAKNTAEAISEVL